In Paenibacillus guangzhouensis, a single window of DNA contains:
- a CDS encoding YjfB family protein: MNISTLSTVMKQNSLSQAVGLRLLKMSNDQATQNGQNIVKMMEQSVQPNLGGNLDLKI, from the coding sequence ATGAACATTTCCACCTTATCAACCGTGATGAAACAGAACAGTCTGTCCCAGGCTGTTGGCCTCAGGCTGCTCAAGATGTCGAATGACCAAGCGACGCAGAACGGGCAAAACATCGTCAAAATGATGGAACAAAGTGTACAGCCGAATTTAGGCGGTAATCTGGATCTGAAGA
- a CDS encoding YifB family Mg chelatase-like AAA ATPase codes for MYGKINSACVYGVDGRIIHVEVDISNGIPHMAIVGLPDSAIRESIDRVRAAIKNCGFTFPLARITVNLAPADLRKEGSAFDLAIALGILSTSEQVRIDKLDQFLIIGELSLNGEVRPIHGVLPMIEHAKRRGIRRVMIAADNALEAAMIKDMDIYAIHHLREFYQEPQCVVPLDLTKLQFDSTAQPTPALESFSNAAIAEDYADVIGHHQIKRALIIAAAGMHNILLVGPPGTGKTMLIRRLPTILPPLLENEALEVTKIYSVAGKLNDVHGGLLRKRPFRAPHHTISAGGLIGGGSIPKPGEVSLSHKGVLFLDELPEFTRNVLEVLRQPLEERAVTISRTRAVYKYPSHFLLAASMNPCPCGYWGAETTRQRCTCSLNKIAAYRSRISGPLLDRIDLQVEVPRVLNHRQDENPMSSAQMLERVLAAQAIQLHRYQNLPIAWNSELSGSYFRKYTKPTREADQLLEHTYETLGLSLRANDRILKLARTIADLDCKDQIDVAHIAEAIQYRNLDRNIETII; via the coding sequence ATGTACGGAAAAATAAACAGCGCTTGTGTCTACGGCGTGGATGGAAGAATTATTCATGTTGAGGTTGATATTAGCAACGGGATTCCCCACATGGCGATTGTAGGTTTACCCGATTCAGCGATAAGAGAGTCAATCGATCGTGTGAGAGCAGCCATTAAAAATTGTGGATTCACCTTCCCACTTGCCCGCATTACGGTCAATCTCGCACCAGCCGACCTGCGCAAAGAAGGCTCTGCCTTTGATCTTGCGATTGCGCTAGGTATTCTGTCAACGAGCGAGCAGGTACGAATCGATAAGCTGGATCAATTCTTGATTATCGGTGAGTTGTCGCTTAACGGCGAAGTCAGACCTATCCACGGTGTACTTCCAATGATTGAGCATGCCAAACGGCGTGGTATTCGCCGTGTCATGATCGCGGCCGATAATGCCCTCGAAGCCGCAATGATTAAGGATATGGATATTTACGCCATTCATCATCTAAGAGAGTTCTATCAAGAGCCCCAATGCGTAGTCCCCCTAGATCTTACCAAGCTTCAATTTGATTCTACTGCTCAGCCCACTCCTGCACTCGAATCCTTTTCGAATGCAGCCATTGCGGAAGATTACGCAGATGTCATCGGCCATCATCAGATTAAACGTGCGCTTATCATCGCGGCAGCGGGGATGCATAACATTCTATTAGTAGGTCCACCGGGTACGGGTAAAACCATGCTCATTCGCAGACTCCCCACCATTCTCCCTCCGCTGCTGGAGAACGAAGCACTCGAAGTAACGAAAATCTATAGTGTAGCTGGTAAATTGAACGATGTACACGGCGGACTTCTTCGGAAACGGCCTTTCCGTGCTCCCCACCATACCATCTCTGCTGGTGGTCTCATAGGAGGGGGATCAATACCCAAACCTGGTGAAGTCAGTCTCTCACATAAAGGTGTCCTCTTCCTTGACGAATTACCAGAGTTCACGCGAAATGTACTCGAGGTGCTTCGACAACCATTGGAAGAACGAGCCGTTACGATTAGTCGTACCAGAGCTGTCTATAAGTATCCATCGCATTTCCTTCTCGCGGCTTCCATGAACCCTTGTCCATGCGGTTACTGGGGAGCCGAGACGACTAGACAACGCTGTACCTGCAGTTTGAACAAAATCGCTGCATATCGATCACGGATCTCTGGACCTTTATTGGATCGCATCGATCTACAGGTAGAGGTGCCACGTGTGCTCAATCACCGTCAGGACGAGAATCCGATGTCTTCCGCTCAGATGCTCGAACGGGTTCTTGCTGCGCAAGCGATTCAACTACATCGTTATCAGAATCTACCGATTGCGTGGAATAGTGAGTTAAGCGGATCTTATTTCCGAAAATATACAAAGCCTACACGAGAGGCGGATCAACTACTAGAGCATACCTATGAGACATTAGGTCTTAGTCTACGAGCCAATGATCGAATCTTGAAGCTTGCTCGAACCATTGCTGACCTAGATTGCAAGGATCAAATCGATGTCGCCCATATTGCTGAGGCGATTCAATATCGCAATCTGGACCGGAATATTGAGACGATTATCTAA